Within Psychrobacter sp. AH5, the genomic segment TATAAAGCTATCAAATCAAGCGAGCATGCCGCCATCTACTAGCACACAAGCGCCCGTAGTATAGCTTGAAGCATCAGATACTAAGTACAAGACCGTACCTGCCATCTCATCAGGATCAGCGACGCGCCCTAATGGAATCGCATGCAGCGCCATTTTTAGTACTTTATCATTAGTGGTCAATGCTGAGGCAAACTTAGTATCGGTCAGACCTGGCAATAAAGCATTGACGCGAATATTTAGCGGGCCACATTCTTTGGCAAAGGATTTCGTCATGCTAATCACCGCCGCTTTGGTAATCGAGTAAATACCTTGCTTGTCGCCTGCGACGATACCATTGACCGAAGCGGTATTCAGAATAACGCCGCCGCCCTGCTCTTTCATCATCTTGCCCGCCGCGATCGACATAAAGAAGTAACCGCGAATATTAACATCGACCGTCTTCTCAAAAGCGCCAAGATCGGTGTCCAAAATATGACCATAATAAGGGTTAGCCGCGGCATTATTAACTAAGATATCGATTTGACCAAACTCGCTTTTGATATGCGCAAATATGGCTTCGATCTGATCCATCTCGCCCACGTGACAGGCATAGGCGCTCGCTTTATCGCCGTTAGCGACTATGCTATCAGCAACCGCTTGGCAAGCGTCAATCTTGCGACTAGAGACGATGACATGCGCGCCGCGTGAAGCAAGAAGACGAGCAATAGACTCACCAATACCACGGCTTGCGCCTGTGACTAAAGCAATCTTACCGGTTAAATCAAATAAAT encodes:
- a CDS encoding SDR family oxidoreductase; amino-acid sequence: MKDLFDLTGKIALVTGASRGIGESIARLLASRGAHVIVSSRKIDACQAVADSIVANGDKASAYACHVGEMDQIEAIFAHIKSEFGQIDILVNNAAANPYYGHILDTDLGAFEKTVDVNIRGYFFMSIAAGKMMKEQGGGVILNTASVNGIVAGDKQGIYSITKAAVISMTKSFAKECGPLNIRVNALLPGLTDTKFASALTTNDKVLKMALHAIPLGRVADPDEMAGTVLYLVSDASSYTTGACVLVDGGMLA